The following proteins are co-located in the Planctomycetota bacterium genome:
- a CDS encoding transglutaminase family protein, which produces MKPEGTPRNLVCHRHVFKLPASSFQLSALFMLIELTHTTELTYSEPIRQSQMELRVCPAQLGDQVRLSFDLGIGPATQVHGYFDWLDNHVHSFGIDGWHDRIRIDATSIVQTTRAEEAVASLVELPDRWPADDVDDGYALYDFLTLEGPLKSSEALDQLVSDIGAKDGEPLGELAKRTLELIRERFEYKKGATNSATPVAAFLEKGRGVCQDFTHLYVATLRKLGVPARYVSGIVHEDKEHHLLGATQTHAWAEVLFPSQRSSDGTGGWIGVDPTNGMRAGPRFVKVAVGRHFGDVPPNRGVYIGAAEETIDVSVQTRRLQSVPPELLAERFHPIAIDVTPSPEMVIAGDGQQQQQQQQQ; this is translated from the coding sequence TTGAAGCCAGAAGGTACGCCTCGAAACCTCGTCTGCCATCGCCACGTCTTCAAGCTTCCAGCTTCCTCCTTCCAGCTTTCCGCACTCTTCATGCTGATCGAGCTCACGCATACCACCGAACTCACCTACTCCGAGCCGATTCGGCAGAGCCAAATGGAGCTGCGGGTGTGTCCGGCGCAGTTGGGCGATCAGGTGCGGCTGAGCTTCGATCTCGGGATTGGGCCGGCGACGCAGGTGCATGGGTATTTCGACTGGCTCGACAACCATGTCCACTCGTTCGGCATCGACGGGTGGCACGATCGCATTCGTATCGACGCGACCAGCATCGTTCAGACGACGCGGGCAGAGGAGGCGGTGGCGTCGCTGGTCGAACTACCAGACCGTTGGCCGGCGGACGATGTGGATGACGGGTACGCGCTGTACGACTTCCTCACGCTCGAAGGGCCGCTGAAGTCGAGTGAGGCGCTGGACCAACTCGTGTCCGATATCGGAGCGAAGGACGGCGAGCCGCTGGGCGAGCTGGCGAAGCGGACGCTGGAGCTGATTCGCGAGCGGTTCGAGTACAAGAAAGGCGCGACCAACAGCGCGACACCGGTCGCGGCGTTCCTGGAGAAAGGCCGGGGCGTGTGTCAGGACTTCACGCATCTGTACGTCGCGACGCTGCGGAAGCTGGGCGTGCCGGCGCGGTACGTCAGCGGCATCGTGCACGAGGACAAGGAGCACCACTTGCTCGGGGCGACGCAGACGCACGCGTGGGCAGAGGTGCTGTTTCCGTCACAGCGTTCGAGTGATGGCACGGGTGGTTGGATCGGGGTCGACCCGACGAACGGCATGCGGGCCGGGCCGCGGTTTGTGAAGGTGGCGGTCGGCCGACACTTCGGCGATGTTCCGCCCAATCGCGGCGTGTACATCGGTGCGGCCGAGGAGACGATCGACGTGTCAGTTCAAACGCGGCGTCTCCAGAGTGTTCCGCCAGAGCTCTTGGCGGAGCGATTCCACCCGATCGCGATCGACGTGACGCCGAGTCCGGAGATGGTCATCGCGGGCGACGGTCAACAGCAGCAGCAACAACAGCAGCAGTGA
- a CDS encoding transglutaminase family protein: MTTAVTRTLRVRHVTRYHYDRDVERSIHQAHLRPTHDRFQTLDDYRLAISALPERDVPHVGYEDAFGNESTRFELADPYRELTVTAESTVTLVDVDPYAITVVPKRPTIPLNWMPRERLALGPYLQSQELPDPQIDALFDYVMAIVDDNGGDLLESLFALNLKLFHDFEYVPGSTSNATTPFETFSTKRGVCQDFAGLFITLIRLIRVPARYVCGYLYTGNADSDAQAAGRAPSDATHAWLQVYLPYVGWKSFDPTNGVLPRLDHVRLAVGRNWRDTAPITGTLFGESATETLEATVEVWAESLKPEA; this comes from the coding sequence TTGACCACCGCCGTCACCCGCACGCTCCGCGTCCGACACGTCACGCGATACCACTACGACCGCGACGTCGAGCGATCGATCCATCAGGCCCACCTCCGGCCGACGCACGATCGCTTTCAGACGCTGGACGACTACCGCCTTGCCATCTCTGCCCTGCCGGAGCGAGACGTCCCGCACGTCGGATACGAAGATGCCTTCGGCAACGAGTCCACCCGCTTCGAGCTGGCCGACCCGTATCGCGAGCTGACCGTCACGGCCGAGTCGACGGTGACGCTGGTCGACGTCGATCCGTACGCGATCACGGTGGTACCGAAGCGGCCGACGATTCCGCTGAACTGGATGCCGCGCGAGCGTCTGGCGCTCGGGCCGTATCTGCAGAGCCAGGAACTGCCCGACCCGCAAATCGACGCGCTGTTCGACTACGTCATGGCCATCGTCGACGACAACGGCGGCGACCTGCTGGAGTCGCTGTTTGCCCTGAATCTCAAGCTGTTCCACGACTTCGAGTACGTGCCGGGCTCGACGAGCAACGCGACGACGCCGTTCGAGACGTTCAGCACGAAGCGCGGCGTCTGCCAAGACTTCGCCGGCCTGTTCATCACGCTGATTCGCCTCATCCGCGTCCCCGCCCGCTACGTCTGCGGCTATCTCTACACAGGGAACGCGGACAGCGACGCCCAAGCCGCCGGCCGCGCCCCGAGCGACGCGACGCACGCCTGGCTGCAGGTCTACCTGCCCTACGTCGGCTGGAAATCCTTCGACCCGACCAACGGCGTCCTGCCCCGCCTCGACCACGTGCGTCTGGCGGTCGGCCGCAACTGGCGCGACACCGCCCCCATCACCGGCACCCTCTTCGGCGAATCCGCGACGGAAACGCTGGAGGCGACGGTGGAAGTTTGGGCAGAAAGCTTGAAGCCAGAAGCTTGA